The DNA segment GTAAAACTTCGATTGCTGAAGGTTTGGCATGGTTGATTGTGAATGGTAAAGCCCATCAACCGCTTGAAAAAGCGGTGGTCTACAGTCTAGATATCGGGACTTTGATTGCAGGCACCAAATATCGCGGTGATTTTGAGAAACGCGTGAAGCAGTTGCTTGATGAACTCAAGAAACAACCGAATGCGATTTTGTTTATTGATGAAATCCACATGATCATCGGCGCTGGTTCATCGATGGGCAGTACCATGGATGTGTCCAATCTCATCAAGCCGGCATTGGCCAATGGCTCATTGCGTTGTATCGGATCGACGACCTATCAAGAATATCGTCAGGTCTTTGAAAAAGATCATGCACTGTCGCGTCGCTTCCAGAAAGTTGATGTGAATGAGCCGACTGTTGCCGATACGATTGCAATTTTGAAAGGCTTGCGCTCACGTTTTGAAGAGTTTCATGGCGTGGTCTATACCGATGCCGCATTGAATGCTGCCGCGGAATTAGCAGCGAAGCATATTCAGGAACGTTTCTTGCCGGATAAAGCGATTGATGTGGTGGATGAGGCAGGTGCATACCAACGTCTGCAACCGATCACTCCTGAACCTAAAGTGATTGATGTGCCTGAGATTGAAGCCATCGTTGCCAAGATTGCGCGGATTCCATCGAAAGTGGTTTCGACCGATGATAAGAGCGTCCTGATGAATCTGGAACGTGATCTGAAGCGTGTAGTATTTGGTCAAGACCAAGCGATTACTGCGCTTGCAGCAGCGATCAAACTGTCGCGTGCGGGACTTAAAGCACCTGAAAAACCAGTCGGCTCGTTTATGTTTGCGGGTCCGACTGGGGTTGGTAAAACAGAAGTGACTCGCCAATTGGCGAATGTACTCGGTATCGAGCTGATTCGTTTCGATATGTCGGAATACATGGAGCGTCATACCGTTTCTCGTTTGATCGGTGCGCCTCCTGGATATGTGGGTTTTGATCAAGGCGGTTTATTGACCGATGCGATCAATAAGCATCCACACTGTGTGCTTTTGCTAGATGAAGTTGAAAAAGCGCATCCAGAAGTATTCAACCTACTGTTGCAAGTCATGGATCATGGTACGCTGACGGACAATAACGGCCGCAAAACCGATTTCCGTCATGTGGTCTTGGTCATGACTACCAATATCGGCGCGGAAAGTATCAGCCGTTCAAGTATGGGCTTTACGCAGCAAGATCATAGCCATGATAATCAGGAAATGATGAAGAAAGCGTTCTCTCCTGAATTCCGTAACCGTCTTGATGCTGTGATTCAATTTGCAGCATTGCCCACGAGTGTCGTTGATTCGGTGGTGGATAAATTCTTGGTTGAACTGCAAGCGCAGTTGGACGACAAGAAAGTCCTGCTTGAAGTGGATGAAGATGCCCGTTTATGGCTGGCTGAGCGCGGCTATGATCGTCTCATGGGTGCACGTCCGATGCAGCGTCTGATCCAAGAAGAGCTTAAAAAACCGTTAGCAGAGAAGATCTTGTTTGGTGAATTGGCTGATCATGGTGGCACCGTACGTGTGAGTGTCGGTGAGCGTGATGGTAAGTCTGCACTGGTTCTTGAGGTGGTTAAGCAGAATGAGCCAGAGCCAGCATGATGCTGCTAAACTCAAGCGCTGTGTTGAATCAAAAACCCATCATTTGATGGGTTTTTGTTTAAGGATGACATGTGGGTTTCATAATATTGGGGAAAAATAGATGTACACGATTTACGGTATTAAAAGCTGCAACACGATGAAAAAAGCCTTCACCCTGCTGGATGAGCTCGGTGTACCCTACAATTTCCATGACTATAAAAAATCAGGTATTGATGCCGCAACGCTTGAAACATGGATTGATCAAATCGGTCTGGACACTCTGATTAATCGCAAAGGAACCACGTGGCGCGCATTGTCCGAGACCGATCAAGCGGCTGCAAATACGCGTGCTGGAGCAATTCAATTGATGCAAAATAAGACCAGTGTGATCAAACGTCCTATTCTGGTTGGTGATCGTGCTGGCAAAGCAGTGATGATTTGTGGTCTACAAGAAGATCAATATCGCCAATTGGCTGAAGCGGTTTAAGCCGTTGTCAATTTTGGACATGGTTTATTGATTGCGTTACCCGTTAAATGTGCTGCCATAAGATTTCTATGAGTTTGATTATAAAATGCAGAAATCCCCAAATTTAAGTGCAGGAAAGACATGAAAATATTTTCGACCAATACCATTCGCGTTCCAAAAGATATCAGCAGTGTTACTCGTATTGCATCTGATGAAGTTGCACCAGAACTGGCTGGGATGACCAAAGCACAAGTGGATCATATTTGGCATGCCGTTGAGGGACTTTATCGCACAGGTAATCATCCGATGCTGTCGATCTGTCTACGTCGCCAAGGTCAGATTGTTTTGAATCGTACTTTAGGGCATGCCCGTGGCAATGGACCTGATGATCACAAAGACACCCCGAAAATCATCGCTACACCTGACACGCCCGTATGCCTATTTTCTGCATCAAAAGCCGTTACGGCGATGCTGGTGCATTTACTGAGTGAGCGGGGAGAGAT comes from the Aquirhabdus parva genome and includes:
- a CDS encoding Spx/MgsR family RNA polymerase-binding regulatory protein, which translates into the protein MYTIYGIKSCNTMKKAFTLLDELGVPYNFHDYKKSGIDAATLETWIDQIGLDTLINRKGTTWRALSETDQAAANTRAGAIQLMQNKTSVIKRPILVGDRAGKAVMICGLQEDQYRQLAEAV
- the clpA gene encoding ATP-dependent Clp protease ATP-binding subunit ClpA, with product MLSRHLEVSLRLAVTMARQKRHEFLTIEHLLLSLLENDSAVNALKACGADIPALRQELNEYIDQNTPKLSEANEQAPHATDSFDRILQRAIFHVQSSGGGNRPVEGADVLVAMYSERDSLAVYLLKKQQVNRLDLTQYLSHGTRKDEDSPMDGSSDNEPEEEQSSNSSKSPLQLYTVNLNEQAADGRTDPLIGREKEVERAAQILSRRRKNNPLLVGDPGVGKTSIAEGLAWLIVNGKAHQPLEKAVVYSLDIGTLIAGTKYRGDFEKRVKQLLDELKKQPNAILFIDEIHMIIGAGSSMGSTMDVSNLIKPALANGSLRCIGSTTYQEYRQVFEKDHALSRRFQKVDVNEPTVADTIAILKGLRSRFEEFHGVVYTDAALNAAAELAAKHIQERFLPDKAIDVVDEAGAYQRLQPITPEPKVIDVPEIEAIVAKIARIPSKVVSTDDKSVLMNLERDLKRVVFGQDQAITALAAAIKLSRAGLKAPEKPVGSFMFAGPTGVGKTEVTRQLANVLGIELIRFDMSEYMERHTVSRLIGAPPGYVGFDQGGLLTDAINKHPHCVLLLDEVEKAHPEVFNLLLQVMDHGTLTDNNGRKTDFRHVVLVMTTNIGAESISRSSMGFTQQDHSHDNQEMMKKAFSPEFRNRLDAVIQFAALPTSVVDSVVDKFLVELQAQLDDKKVLLEVDEDARLWLAERGYDRLMGARPMQRLIQEELKKPLAEKILFGELADHGGTVRVSVGERDGKSALVLEVVKQNEPEPA